A portion of the Natronococcus sp. AD-5 genome contains these proteins:
- a CDS encoding redox-regulated ATPase YchF, which yields MSYRIGLVGKPSVGKSSFFNAATMNDVPEGAYPFTTIDPSVGEAYVRVECAAPEFDEECTPNVGYCDDEVRFVPTKLVDVAGLIPGAHEGAGLGNQFLTDLNETDVLIHVVDFSGETDLEGEPTEGHDPRKDIDFLEEELDQWYLGILEKGIERYESGYTTEDDAIEEELAEQMSAFKTNEDEIKRLVRRVDVGFDPAAWEDDDKLGLAREIRKETKPMVIAANKMDTPEAQDNYEAIASDPDYDHLTIVPASAHAEKALKSADKAGVVDYRPGDDDFEITGDISSDQEQGLEQIRDFLDAYGATGVQAALETALFDVLGVVPVFPGGANGLGNERGEVLPDCYLIPPNSTAEDFAYSLHSDIGDGFLHAIDCRSNRQLGKAYEVEPRDVIEVITTN from the coding sequence ATGAGTTACCGGATCGGACTCGTCGGCAAGCCGTCCGTCGGCAAGTCTTCCTTCTTCAACGCAGCGACCATGAACGACGTTCCCGAGGGAGCGTACCCGTTCACGACCATCGATCCCAGCGTGGGCGAAGCGTACGTCCGCGTCGAGTGTGCCGCCCCCGAGTTCGACGAGGAGTGTACGCCGAACGTCGGCTACTGCGACGACGAGGTGCGGTTCGTCCCGACGAAACTCGTCGACGTCGCCGGGTTGATCCCCGGCGCCCACGAGGGCGCCGGCCTCGGCAACCAGTTTCTGACCGACCTAAACGAGACGGACGTCCTGATTCACGTCGTCGACTTCTCGGGCGAGACCGACCTCGAGGGCGAACCCACCGAGGGCCACGACCCCCGGAAGGACATCGACTTCCTCGAGGAGGAACTCGACCAGTGGTACCTGGGCATCCTCGAAAAGGGAATCGAGCGCTACGAGTCGGGCTACACGACCGAGGACGACGCTATCGAGGAGGAACTCGCCGAGCAGATGAGCGCCTTCAAGACGAACGAGGACGAGATCAAGCGCCTCGTTCGCCGGGTGGACGTCGGCTTCGACCCCGCCGCCTGGGAGGACGACGACAAACTCGGGCTCGCCCGCGAGATCCGCAAGGAAACCAAGCCGATGGTGATCGCGGCGAACAAGATGGACACCCCCGAGGCGCAGGACAACTACGAGGCGATCGCGTCCGATCCCGACTACGACCACCTGACGATCGTCCCCGCGAGCGCCCACGCCGAGAAGGCGCTCAAGTCGGCCGACAAGGCGGGCGTCGTCGACTACCGTCCCGGCGACGACGACTTCGAGATCACCGGCGATATCTCGAGCGACCAGGAGCAGGGCTTAGAGCAGATCCGCGACTTCCTCGACGCCTACGGCGCGACGGGCGTCCAGGCGGCCCTCGAAACCGCGCTGTTCGACGTCCTCGGCGTCGTCCCCGTCTTCCCCGGCGGTGCCAACGGACTCGGCAACGAGCGCGGCGAGGTGCTGCCCGACTGCTACCTGATTCCGCCGAACTCGACGGCGGAGGACTTCGCCTACAGCCTCCACTCGGACATCGGCGACGGCTTCCTCCACGCGATCGACTGCCGGTCGAACCGCCAGCTCGGCAAAGCGTACGAGGTCGAGCCGCGCGACGTGATCGAAGTCATCACGACGAACTGA
- a CDS encoding carbon starvation CstA family protein, translating into MAGVIWIVALVLTTFTVAYIGYGRYLSQFVDLDDTRDTPAHKYQDGQEYVPAKKPVLLGHHYSSIAGGAPVVGPITAALVWGWVPAVLWVAIGNPLIGAVHDFISLSSSLRHEGKSIGYIIGEYVGEKGKNMLLWFAFLLTILVVAVFALVIGVVLNAYPQAATASLIYITLAFLFGIWLYQLNLPFSVGTIVFVAGVFGSVWAGIQYPLALVPGEYPDGTIVLLESTPSLLPVLLESANIGAWVLVILVYGAAASILPVWMLLQPRDYLSSFLLYTGVGGGLLAVIVGTFVTGMGGDAVHPETDAQLSFDIATGAWYGFFGQGGPLAELLPLMPLFPLLFVTIACGTVSGFHSLVSSGTTAKQLNKETDARTIGYGGMLAEGLLAAVALVTVTIIAITPAGVGGGIGLALPNFATGGGAILTALGVPMEYGAPFMALVLASFLLTSMDTAVRLGRYMLEEIVGAPETQVEAYAANRYVNTSIIAIVAFFLLGSGQWEDLWALFGGANQLLASLALLTGTIWLANWSKSKQLVSTGGPMILMGIITFFGLSWVAVYQVIGGRLLGITAEAETTLLAQASAVVQVILIATLLWLALSLFKIGYENMQRARDTGSGVATEMGADDD; encoded by the coding sequence ATGGCGGGAGTTATCTGGATCGTCGCGCTGGTACTGACGACGTTTACCGTCGCCTACATCGGATACGGCCGCTACCTCTCGCAGTTCGTCGACCTCGACGATACGCGGGACACGCCGGCCCACAAGTACCAGGACGGTCAGGAGTACGTTCCGGCGAAGAAGCCGGTATTGCTGGGGCATCACTATTCGAGTATCGCGGGCGGCGCGCCCGTCGTCGGGCCGATCACGGCGGCGCTGGTCTGGGGATGGGTGCCGGCCGTGCTGTGGGTCGCGATCGGGAACCCGTTGATCGGCGCGGTCCACGACTTCATCTCGCTGTCGAGCAGCCTCCGACACGAGGGGAAGTCGATCGGCTACATCATCGGCGAGTACGTCGGCGAGAAGGGGAAGAACATGCTGCTGTGGTTCGCGTTCCTGCTGACGATTCTCGTGGTGGCGGTGTTCGCGCTCGTCATCGGGGTCGTCCTCAACGCGTACCCGCAGGCCGCGACCGCGAGCCTCATTTACATCACGCTCGCGTTCCTCTTCGGGATCTGGCTGTACCAGCTGAACCTGCCGTTCTCGGTCGGAACGATCGTCTTCGTCGCGGGCGTGTTCGGCTCGGTCTGGGCCGGCATCCAGTACCCGCTCGCGCTCGTTCCCGGCGAGTATCCCGACGGCACCATCGTGCTGCTCGAGTCCACGCCGTCGCTCCTCCCGGTGTTGCTCGAGAGCGCGAACATCGGCGCGTGGGTCCTCGTGATACTCGTCTACGGGGCGGCCGCGAGCATCCTGCCGGTCTGGATGCTGCTGCAACCGCGCGACTACCTCTCGTCGTTCCTGCTGTACACGGGGGTCGGCGGCGGGCTGCTGGCGGTCATCGTCGGGACGTTCGTCACCGGGATGGGCGGCGACGCGGTCCACCCCGAAACGGACGCGCAACTGAGCTTCGATATCGCGACCGGCGCCTGGTACGGATTCTTCGGACAGGGCGGTCCGCTCGCGGAGCTCCTCCCGCTCATGCCGCTGTTCCCGCTGTTGTTCGTCACCATCGCCTGCGGAACGGTCAGCGGGTTCCACTCGCTGGTGTCGTCGGGAACGACGGCGAAGCAACTGAACAAGGAAACCGACGCCCGCACGATCGGGTACGGCGGGATGCTCGCCGAGGGACTGCTGGCCGCGGTCGCGCTCGTGACCGTGACGATCATCGCCATCACGCCGGCGGGCGTCGGCGGCGGTATCGGGCTCGCACTGCCGAACTTCGCGACCGGCGGGGGCGCGATCCTCACGGCCCTCGGAGTCCCGATGGAGTACGGCGCCCCGTTCATGGCGCTCGTGCTCGCGAGTTTCCTGTTGACGAGCATGGACACGGCCGTCCGACTCGGCCGCTACATGCTCGAGGAGATCGTCGGCGCGCCGGAGACGCAGGTCGAGGCGTACGCCGCCAACCGCTACGTGAACACGTCGATCATCGCGATCGTCGCGTTCTTCCTGCTGGGAAGCGGCCAGTGGGAGGACCTCTGGGCGCTGTTCGGCGGCGCGAATCAGCTGCTCGCGTCGCTCGCGCTGCTGACCGGCACCATCTGGCTGGCCAACTGGAGCAAGTCCAAGCAGCTCGTTTCGACCGGCGGACCGATGATCCTAATGGGGATCATCACCTTCTTCGGACTGAGCTGGGTCGCCGTCTATCAGGTCATCGGGGGCCGACTGCTCGGCATCACGGCCGAGGCCGAGACGACGCTGCTCGCACAGGCGTCGGCGGTCGTCCAGGTGATACTCATCGCCACCCTGCTGTGGCTCGCGCTGTCGCTGTTCAAGATCGGGTACGAGAACATGCAGCGGGCTCGCGACACCGGTAGCGGCGTCGCGACCGAGATGGGAGCGGACGACGACTGA
- a CDS encoding ArsA family ATPase, which translates to MTKFVFFGGKGGVGKTTVSSAHALECVDGGFETLVVSTDPAHSTADVFDQEFGDEPQPVEGYDGLSVLEIDPEREVQDHLQGLKRQLSSQLSAAMVNEVDIQLEMAHQTPGAYEAALFDRFVEVMRTADPYDRVVFDTSPTGSTLRLLALPDLLERWIDRLMDKRERSIDLYEKAAIGNREPRRVMDGDPILARLRERKERFEFAGEVLRDDAAFYLVMNPDELSIRETRRSVETLEDADLPVRGLVVNRLTPEPDPDEEGRGARYLRQRVATERDRLERIEREFDVPVVATIETRVEEVRGSILEAVAAELEITIEGEGSVQSQ; encoded by the coding sequence ATGACGAAATTCGTCTTCTTCGGGGGCAAAGGTGGGGTCGGAAAGACGACGGTCTCGAGCGCCCACGCGCTCGAGTGCGTCGACGGCGGGTTCGAGACGCTCGTCGTCTCGACGGACCCGGCGCACAGCACGGCCGACGTCTTCGATCAGGAGTTCGGCGACGAGCCTCAACCCGTCGAGGGGTACGACGGCCTCTCGGTGCTCGAGATCGACCCGGAACGGGAGGTGCAGGACCACCTGCAGGGGCTCAAACGCCAGCTGAGCTCGCAGCTGTCCGCGGCGATGGTCAACGAGGTCGACATCCAGCTCGAGATGGCCCACCAGACGCCCGGCGCCTACGAGGCGGCCCTGTTCGACCGATTCGTCGAGGTGATGCGAACCGCCGACCCCTACGACCGGGTGGTGTTCGACACCTCGCCGACGGGGTCGACGCTGCGACTGCTCGCGCTGCCGGACCTGCTCGAGCGGTGGATCGACCGGCTGATGGACAAACGCGAGCGCAGCATCGACCTCTACGAGAAGGCCGCGATCGGGAACCGGGAGCCCCGGCGCGTGATGGACGGCGACCCGATCCTCGCCCGGCTGCGAGAACGCAAGGAGCGCTTCGAGTTCGCCGGCGAGGTGTTGCGCGACGACGCCGCGTTCTACCTCGTGATGAACCCCGACGAGCTCTCGATTCGGGAGACGCGCCGCTCGGTCGAGACGCTCGAGGACGCCGACCTTCCGGTTCGCGGCCTCGTGGTCAATCGGCTGACGCCCGAGCCGGACCCCGACGAGGAGGGGCGGGGTGCGCGGTACCTCCGCCAGCGGGTCGCCACCGAACGCGACCGACTCGAGCGCATCGAACGCGAGTTCGACGTGCCGGTCGTGGCGACGATCGAAACGCGCGTCGAGGAGGTCCGCGGCTCGATTCTCGAGGCGGTCGCCGCCGAACTCGAGATCACGATCGAGGGCGAAGGGTCAGTGCAATCGCAGTGA
- a CDS encoding CobW family GTP-binding protein, which yields MSPTISVTVLSGSLGAGKTTLLNHLLRNAGERNLAVLVNDMGAVNVDAELVAEGSDLDAGGVAELSNGCICCELQDDLETAVVRLARNREFDHLIVESSGISEPEPVARLFTTASRVAARYEIDALVTVLDTRLFLDAFAGEGVPERRGDPDAEADRPLSDLLIEQLEVANVVLLNKADLCSDSELEEAEALVRALQPNAETIRTEFSAVDPDRLLGVELFEPHHLGGGAGWQRALEGDETGEDSARGDDHGRDHDHDHRHPDEVYGVESFVFRERRSVHPGRFASFLRELPDGIVRSKGVAWIAGHDAKIELSQAGPSVRATNSGPWIAALPEVQRDLYRSNRPDLEWHDEHGDRRTELVFIGTAFDEERLRSRLRDCLVTDEERGRTETLESPFPDDADEAVALREP from the coding sequence ATGTCTCCGACGATTTCCGTCACCGTCCTCTCGGGGAGTCTGGGAGCGGGAAAGACGACGCTGCTCAACCACCTGCTGCGGAACGCGGGCGAACGCAACCTCGCCGTGCTGGTCAACGATATGGGTGCGGTGAACGTCGACGCCGAACTCGTCGCCGAGGGGTCGGATCTCGACGCCGGCGGCGTCGCCGAACTCTCGAACGGTTGCATCTGCTGCGAGCTCCAAGACGACCTCGAGACGGCGGTCGTCCGGCTGGCCCGTAACCGGGAATTCGATCACCTGATCGTCGAGTCGTCGGGCATCTCCGAGCCCGAGCCGGTCGCCCGACTGTTCACGACCGCCTCGCGCGTCGCCGCCCGCTACGAGATCGACGCGCTCGTGACCGTCCTCGACACGCGGCTGTTCCTCGACGCCTTCGCCGGCGAGGGCGTCCCCGAACGCCGCGGCGATCCCGACGCCGAGGCCGACCGGCCCCTCTCGGATCTCTTGATCGAACAGCTCGAGGTGGCGAACGTCGTCTTGCTCAACAAAGCCGACCTGTGTAGCGATTCGGAACTCGAAGAGGCCGAAGCCCTCGTCCGGGCGCTGCAGCCGAACGCGGAGACGATCCGGACGGAGTTTTCCGCGGTCGATCCCGACCGCCTGCTCGGCGTCGAATTGTTCGAGCCGCACCACCTCGGCGGGGGTGCCGGGTGGCAGCGGGCGCTCGAGGGCGACGAGACCGGCGAGGACTCGGCTCGCGGGGACGACCACGGCCGCGATCACGACCACGACCATCGCCACCCCGACGAGGTCTACGGGGTCGAGTCGTTCGTCTTCCGGGAGCGCCGGTCGGTCCACCCCGGACGGTTCGCGTCGTTCCTGCGGGAACTTCCCGACGGTATCGTCCGATCGAAGGGCGTCGCTTGGATCGCCGGGCACGACGCGAAGATCGAACTCTCCCAGGCCGGTCCCTCCGTCCGGGCGACGAACAGCGGTCCCTGGATCGCGGCCCTCCCCGAGGTCCAGCGGGACCTGTACCGCTCGAATCGTCCCGACCTCGAGTGGCACGACGAGCACGGCGACCGGCGGACGGAACTCGTCTTCATCGGAACCGCGTTCGACGAGGAACGGCTGCGCTCGCGGCTCCGTGACTGTCTGGTGACCGACGAGGAGCGGGGGCGAACCGAGACCCTCGAGAGCCCGTTCCCGGACGACGCCGACGAAGCGGTCGCGCTCCGGGAGCCCTGA
- a CDS encoding SRPBCC family protein produces the protein MREVTASRRIHATPVEISSRFDPPAIVEAEGSFTVESVDEREEVTIVVASGPGMQLPLRFEYRDDALYYTQDGEQGPFEHMETWLEFDSLNGETAVTFRSSVSLAAPLPFGDRIAAWKRKGELNRALEAIASEFD, from the coding sequence ATGCGGGAGGTTACGGCGTCTCGACGGATCCACGCGACGCCCGTCGAGATTTCGTCGCGCTTCGATCCGCCGGCTATCGTCGAGGCCGAGGGCAGCTTTACCGTCGAGAGCGTCGACGAGCGGGAGGAGGTGACGATCGTGGTTGCCAGCGGGCCCGGCATGCAGCTCCCGCTGCGATTCGAGTACCGCGACGACGCGCTCTACTACACGCAAGACGGCGAACAGGGGCCGTTCGAGCACATGGAGACGTGGCTCGAGTTCGACTCGCTGAACGGCGAGACGGCGGTCACGTTCCGGTCGTCGGTGTCGCTCGCCGCGCCGCTCCCCTTCGGCGATCGGATCGCCGCCTGGAAGCGGAAGGGAGAACTGAACCGCGCGCTCGAGGCGATCGCGTCCGAATTCGACTGA